GGGCACTGGACGGGACGAATGTGTTCACGTTGGAGAATGACTACGGCGCTTCTGAGAATCCTGGCAATGCCTTTCCGCACGATGGAGCGTCTAATTACATCGACAATAATTTTCTAGAACTGGACGACCAACCGGCCGACCCGGCCTTGCAACTTGAGCTGCGAGTACGAACATGTGCGAAGCAGCACGAGAGCAAACTCGGCGACTTGCTGCCTTTTTCCTTTAATGGAAACGGCGCCGAGACCACCGCGGATCTTGCCTCGTTGCACTCGCTGGGCAATGTTGACTCAGCGAACAACCACAGTGGACTTCATCAGAACGGCGCGGAGGGCCCAAGCGACTTCCTTACCTTCCTACACGAGCTAATGGACGTCCACCCCGACGTAGTTTGGCAATGCGGCGAGTGGAACTTGCTTGTGCGTCTCGTGCTGCTCCACCTCGAAGACGCCCCCGACAAGGCGCTTGACTTTGCGGAGCGCTATTACACGGGTGCAGGACCGCGGCAGCGCTTCCTCTTGCTGAAGGGCTTGATCACTTCGTTGTCGCCTGAGCGGTCGACTCCGTCGGCCAGCGCACCTTTGCCGACTTGCCGTGTGGTCACGATGACGCTCCATTTTGCGTCTGAGCTGCCTTCCGACTGGGTGGCGCTGCTGGACACGGAGCTGGACGACTTGCTTGCGCTTTTTCTCGTCAACGTCGTGGTGCCGCACGCGGCGATTTGCTCCGCTGTGGACCCCTTTGCGGACTGGTTGGCGAGGTGGTGTGAGCGGCCGTCGCTGGCGTCTACGATCCGGCACCTCCCGGAGGCGGCTCCAACGTTCTTTGAGATGTTGCAGAGGTCTCTGCCGCAGCCGGACCACCAGTGGCCGCCTGAAGATTCTGCCTCCCATGGGCTTTGCGTCGCGGCCTACCTCCTTTCCTCCGCTGCGGGGTACAGTGCCGCATTGCCTATCACCGAACAGCTCTTGTGGTGCGTCACGCAGCAGGACTTCTCGCAAGTGGTATAAGACGGTTGGGTTCCGCGTGGTGGGCGCTCTGCGCCTGGCCGCCTCCTTTCTCCTGCGGTCACGCGAACGGCGGTCTTTGCGCGTTGTTGTGAATCCCTCACGTTTGTTGTGCGCGGGGCAAAAAAGGAGCGCCTGAGTACCACCGGCGCGACGGTGCAGCGGTTTTTGTGGTACTTGTCAGTTGCCTCGGCTCTCTGGAAAGTAGCCCATTGCCCACTGCGACAGAGGATGCAGAGACAGCGCAGGGCCTGCTTGGCGAGCAGCTCCAGTCGGTCTATGCGTCGACCGAGCGTCTCCGCCGCGCCTGCGCCGAGTCGGAAGGCGGCAGTCGCGTCGCGCAGCGTCTGCTTTCATTCTGGCGCACGGTGCTTCTCCGCTTTGGACGATTGTGTGAGGGTCTGCTTGTAGAGAGCATTGTTCCGGCCGCAGTGAAGGGCAGCACATCCGACGTGCAGCTCCTGGTGAGCGCGTCAGCCAATCTCGACCTGTGGTTTGTGGTCCGACGAGCGTTGAGGACGCAGCCCCCGTCGGTCAGCCTGGACTACGCGCTTGTCCTCCGCACCATTATGGGGTTTGGACTGGACTCGCCGGAGGCCTTCTCCGGAGGTTTCTCCGTTTCTCAAGGCCGACACCTGTGTTCTTCTCTTGCGGTGGTGCACGCTCCACAGGCGGGGGCGGGTCTGCGGCAGGCGGCCCAGGCGAAATTTGCGTCGATGGAGGCTCCTCTTTTTTTTCGAACGCGAGGACGCGTGTGGCGCGCCGCTGCTTGTTCCCACCGAGATTGTCAGGGGCGGAAAAAACGGCGAAGGAGCGGAACCGGTCGCGCCGGTGGAACTGAGCTGTCTCCCGCAGCCAAGCGGGAGCTCGACGCGGCGTCAGCGCATCCGTCCGCGCGCTTCTTGCTCGGCGTTGCCCAAATTTCTCTGTCCGACGGCGCCGCAGTGGCACCCCGAAGCGAAGAGGAGTTGCTTATCGCGCAGGTACTGCGCCAGGTCGAGCGGGACTATCTTGACATCGGCGCAGACGACGGGGGGGCCACCGCGTCGTCACCACTCGGGGAGGACTCGCTTCTCACATTACTCGCCCTGGCGGCGTTAAGTGTGTTGGTCTCGCCGGAGGCAGAGCAATGGCTGTGGCGACCAGCCACTCCCGAGGCTGGACAGAATGAGCGACTGCGCTCGCTCCGTGCGCTTTGTGTGGCGCGCAAAGGCGTGGACCCCGTCTACTTCCTCGTCCGCTTCCTGACCTCGGGTGGGAAAGGGAAGAAGCGGCTTGGACCCATTTTCCTCCACGGCTTCGCCGCCGACCTGCACGTTGAGGCGACGTTGGCGGTGGACTCCTTCATGGATGGCGAGGATTATCCCAAGCAGGTGCCCACTCCCAGGTCACTGGGTGCGCTCCCCGGCACTGCGCAGCAGAACCGCACCCGCGCCGCGACTCTCGCGCGGGTCGCATTGGGGACGACGAGGACGCGAACGCGGCGGCGCTGCCCCTTCTCTGCGAGCTCGTGCAGCTCGTTCAGCTGACCCACGCCGATGCTTCCGCCGACGACGTGGTGCGTGTGCTGCAGCGTCGCACGCTGGAGGAGTGGGTCGCATTTGGCAACACTGCCGCGCTCGCGGAAACCATCGCGCGAAAGACGCTCTCCTTGTCCAAGGCGGACTGCGACGCTGACTTGCTGGCCATCCTCACAGAGTCCGGCATTGACCTATACTTTCTTTCGTGTCTGTGCGTTGCTGGCTGGCTGCGCGCGCCGTTGGAGTCTGGGGTTCCGGGGAACCCACTGAAGGCCTCCCGAAGGCCTTCACAAAGCGCGATCTACCCTCATGGGAGGACCTTGTTGCCCGTAGTCTGCTGGCCTTTATTCGCTCCGCGCTGCGTGAGGCGGTCGATGGGGCGCGAGAGGATACAATCCCACCGGCGTCACGTACCCTGTTTCGTGTCCTTTCGCCTTCCCTTCACGCCTGTTCAttacgcttctcttgaagccGTTTGCGCTGGAGAAACGGTGAAGGCTGTTTGCTGTGCTCGTCCGCCGCGCGTTCCATGCACCGcggtggttttttttttttttttgaacaaagcACCTCAATGGGTAAGGTTGTCTGTTGCGAAAGGAATGAACGCAGAAGAGAGAGAGTTCAGGTGGTTTTTGATTAACCGCGAAACCTGTAGGTCAGCGACGTGCTTCCCTCTTCATTGAAGTGACTgtcaatctttttttttttttgtcttccaCGCTTCTGTCCTCCCGCAAGCGACCGACTTGTTTCTTTCTGCTCTGCTTTCCTCTCTTACTCCCCTTTTACACCTCATCAGCTCAACAATCAgcaattgttttttcttttttgttgtttgcgcATTGCTATCGCTTTTTTTACTTCTGCATGTGtctctttttttttcccctAACCCTTTATCCCGCCTACCAACTTGTTCTACTTCCTCTAGCGACTGATAAGAAGAAGCCACCATTCACCAGTGCATATTCTTTCAGACGCGCTTTGCGCTCTCTCTCCGTTGATCActcgtgtttttgttttgtttttctcatCAACTCAACGGAACGCGGACGAGGtagtttttcttcctttttttgtgTGCTAAACGTCGGCGTGCACGCACTGACCACAAAGAACGATGAAGATTGACGCTTTTGATGTTGAACGTTGGATGGACCGGTACGAGCTACAGGCCAAGTACAACCTGGGCGAAACCTGCGTGGCTTCCATCACCATTGAGGAGCTGCTCGAGATCGCTGGCAAGAGCAAGGAGAGTCTTCTGGCCGAACTGCTACCGATGCGGATGACTTATGGTGCGATTAAAGGGTCGTCGCATCTCCGCGCGGGTATTGCGAGGCTCTACAGTAACCAGACCGAAGACAACATCCTTGTCACTCACGGCACCATCGGGGCGAACTCCTTGGTGTACGAGACGATTGTTTGCCCTGGCGACCACGTGATTGCGGTCTTGCCAACCTACCAGCAGCACCAGTCTATCCCGAAGTGCTATGGCGCCGAGGTGGAATTCCTCCATCTGCGCCCGGAGAACCTGTTCTTGCCGGATCTGGCGGAGCTGGAGAGGAAGTTGCGGCCGAACACAAAGCTTATCGCGCTCAACAACCCGAACAACCCCACTGGCTCGCTGATGGATGAGGCGTTCCTGCGCAGAATTGTCGATATCGCCAAGAAGAGCGGCGCCTACATTCTCTGTGACGAGGTGTATCGCGGTTTAAACGATGTAGACCAAGGCACTGGCTTCAAGAAATCTTTCACGACGTCCATCGTGGACCTGTACGACAAGGGCATCAGCACTGCCAGCATGAGCAAGACGTTTTCGCTGGCCGGCCTCCGTCTTGGCTGGATTGCCAGCAACCTTCCTGAGTTCCTCGACTCGGTGGTGATGCATCGCGACTACAACACCATCAGCGTGGGGATGCTGGACGATTACTTTGCCGCTATGGCCCTCGACGCCGTGGATAAAGTAATGGCTCGCTCACTGGAACTGACGCGCAAGCACCGCGCCATTTTAGACGAGTGGGTGCGCCAGGAGCCCAGCGTGTCCTACCTACGTCCGGCGGCAGCACGACGGCCCTCCTCAAGCTCCCTGAGTGCGGCCTCAACTCGTGGGATTTCTGCGTAAAGCTCCTTGAGGCGACGGGGTGATGCTGGTGCCCGGCAGCGCGATGTCCATGGAGGGTTACGTCCGCATTGGCTATGCAAATGCGGAGAAGACGCTGCGCGAGGGCCTGAAACTTCTCTCCTCTTTTTTGCAAACGCTTCCGATTGAAGAGAGGGCGTAAAGTGACTTAACCGTGACGCTGCCAACACTTcaccttctttttttctttttttttctcagcACGCGCGTTGCACCACGATacgtttttgttctttttttctcCATCATCCGGTCTTGTCAGGTGTTGGACGGGTTTTTCCTGAAAGTCCAAGACTCGAGCTCTTTTGCGGCGCTGACCGTTTGTTCAAGCGAACCCGTCAAGGGCAACAAGAGGGAAAAGAGTCACGGTGACAGCACTGCTTGATACCGCACACAAGCGAtgctcgttttttttttccttttctgcaCAACTCCACCGTCATGGGTGTTGTGTCGGTCCGATGAACATCCGTAGGACACTGCCTTCCTGTCAGCAAGCGCGAAAAAAAAAAGGAGTGCTACCACGCTTTCCTCTCGTTTTACCTCCCCACACTAGCATTGCACAACCGTCAAGActcacgtacacacacacacacacatacatacacaaacacgcGCGTCTTGCGGTCCGCAGCTGCCACGTAGCCGTTTTTCTTGGAAAAGGGggatttaattgctttttttttcattttagcgTCCGAGTATGGGAGATGGACGAACGGAGGCCAACGGTAGCGGCGCGGCTCTTCAAGAGACCCTTACTAGCGACGGAAGCCTTGCGTTCCGCGCCCGCTGAGTCTCCCGCGTCTGCCTCGCTCCGCACCTCTTCGCGAGAAGTTGGCGCGGGTTGTTATGAGGGCGCTGGCCTTTTTGGAGTGGTCTCGCACCAAGCCTAACCTGTGGTTTGTTGTCCTGTTAGCGTTGTGGTCCAGCGTCGTGCCGCTGCCCGACGCGACGTTTTCCTTGCCATGGGCCCTGTTAGTGGTGACGCTGAGCTGCGCGCTCGTTTGGGGCCGCGTTTCCACCCTTTTCGAGAGAATCGATCCGCAGCAGCGCCAAGGCGCTCGCCGTCTCCGTGGTGGGTGCCACGGTGGCTGCACCGGGTCTGTGGTGGTGCGTCGGCAAGTTGTTTCTTCCCGCCGTCTTCCACTGCGACCAGGAGCTCCTTTGCGTTGGATTCATCTGCATCGGGTTTTTACCCGCTTCACACATCGCGGCTGTGGTCGCGACGCGTGACGTACAAGAAAGCGAGCCACTAACGGAGTACTTCTCCTCCATCTCATTCTTATTCTGTATGTGCACTTCACCCGTGATGCTGCATCTTTTTCTGCGTGAATTCGCGAGTTGGATTAGACGGACGAGCCTTTTGCTGACGCTGGGCTTTGCGCTGTTTTCCATCTTCGCGTTCTTCCTCGGAGTTCTGCTGCAGCGGTTTTTGCCTCCTACATCAACGGAAACATCGGGCGCAAGAGGACAGCGCGCCGGCGACACCGTCCACTGACACCCCAGTCGGCCAGAATGCGACGACTTCATCGCGCTCGGTTCGCCCGATCGTCTTTCGGGAGCGTCCTACACGGATCTTTTGCGAGACATCGATGTGGCGCTGGCGGCAGTGGGCGGTGCATCTCAACACCGACGTTGCGCTGGTAGCGGTGTACATTCTCTTCAGCAGCTTCACACGCCTCAGCGACACGTCGTGGAGGGCGTCCGCAGCTATGAACGCAGAGCGCACGTCCTCTCGGCAGCGGAAGCTCGCCCTGTCGCGATGACATCACAGTTTGCCAACGGCACCACGATATCGTT
The window above is part of the Bactrocera neohumeralis isolate Rockhampton unplaced genomic scaffold, APGP_CSIRO_Bneo_wtdbg2-racon-allhic-juicebox.fasta_v2 ctg4482, whole genome shotgun sequence genome. Proteins encoded here:
- the LOC126767172 gene encoding capreomycidine synthase-like; protein product: MKIDAFDVERWMDRYELQAKYNLGETCVASITIEELLEIAGKSKESLLAELLPMRMTYGAIKGSSHLRAGIARLYSNQTEDNILVTHGTIGANSLVYETIVCPGDHVIAVLPTYQQHQSIPKCYGAEVEFLHLRPENLFLPDLAELERKLRPNTKLIALNNPNNPTGSLMDEAFLRRIVDIAKKSGAYILCDEVYRGLNDVDQGTGFKKSFTTSIVDLYDKGISTASMSKTFSLAGLRLGWIASNLPEFLDSVVMHRDYNTISVGMLDDYFAAMALDAVDKVMARSLELTRKHRAILDEWVRQEPSVSYLRPAAARRPSSSSLSAASTRGISA